From Pelotomaculum schinkii, the proteins below share one genomic window:
- a CDS encoding histidine kinase N-terminal 7TM domain-containing diguanylate cyclase, which translates to MMTSANRAFLLLVKKDVIVMLHGYLAYIVALLIASVISLLMALFLFIRRTKTGAVVLAYLMLSTSVYSLGYAFELACSTLSGMLFWSKFQYLGISIIPALWIIMVIQMTGKDRWLTRPVLIAIFIIPFTTFILHLTDSYHHLYYSSVSVNLNSPFPLLVFTKGPWYWVHVAFTNLSILCGNIMLLDMWRRSAPSYSRQAAIILIASLAPWAGLIIYQTGRSPWDLDLTPFTFTCTGLITAWGLFQYRLFDLIPVARDKVFDSMRDGVLVVDTSDRIVDFNPTAQLIVKKLSKKDIGRPAKEVLADYPELLKQLSVNNNEQNNLQTSQGGVSYYYNSRVTPVMNDKNKLIGKTIVLNDITQQVLLHEKLSKLATLDALTNIFNRRHFLDLSNDELCHAKQSGTSISLILMDLDHFKQINDTYGHKAGDIVITTVTAVCSNNLRVTDLFGRYGGEEFVAFLPETSSEEAFQIAERLRQNIAVTRIELDDGSITVTASFGVASADKAGDIELDELLKNADEALYEAKEAGRNCVRRRFLN; encoded by the coding sequence ATGATGACGAGCGCCAACAGGGCTTTTCTGCTGTTGGTCAAAAAGGATGTAATAGTGATGCTGCATGGATATTTAGCGTATATTGTCGCCTTATTAATTGCAAGTGTCATTTCCCTGTTAATGGCATTATTTCTATTTATTCGACGTACAAAGACAGGCGCAGTAGTTTTGGCGTATCTCATGCTGTCTACGAGCGTTTACTCTTTGGGATATGCCTTTGAACTTGCCTGTTCAACCCTGTCGGGTATGCTTTTTTGGTCAAAATTCCAGTATCTGGGCATCTCGATCATACCAGCTCTATGGATCATTATGGTAATTCAGATGACCGGGAAAGACAGGTGGCTGACTCGTCCTGTACTGATTGCTATATTTATAATTCCATTTACGACTTTTATTTTGCACTTAACGGATAGTTACCATCATTTGTATTATAGTTCGGTAAGTGTAAATCTAAATAGCCCCTTTCCCCTGCTTGTTTTTACCAAGGGGCCCTGGTATTGGGTCCATGTGGCTTTTACCAACCTGTCCATCCTTTGCGGCAATATCATGCTTTTGGACATGTGGCGGCGATCCGCGCCCTCATATAGCAGGCAGGCGGCTATCATCCTGATTGCTTCGCTGGCTCCGTGGGCGGGCTTAATTATCTACCAAACGGGAAGAAGTCCCTGGGACTTGGATTTAACCCCTTTTACATTCACATGTACAGGTTTAATAACTGCCTGGGGTTTGTTCCAATACCGGTTATTTGATCTTATTCCGGTTGCGCGTGACAAAGTGTTCGACAGTATGCGTGACGGTGTACTGGTTGTGGATACCAGCGACAGAATCGTAGATTTTAACCCAACCGCCCAACTAATTGTAAAAAAACTATCGAAAAAGGATATTGGCCGGCCTGCGAAAGAAGTTTTGGCGGACTATCCTGAGCTGTTGAAGCAACTTTCCGTAAATAATAATGAGCAAAATAACCTTCAAACATCTCAAGGGGGAGTGTCTTATTACTATAATTCCCGCGTTACACCTGTAATGAATGACAAAAACAAATTAATCGGTAAGACAATTGTACTCAATGATATAACCCAACAGGTGTTGCTGCATGAAAAACTTAGTAAACTGGCTACCCTGGATGCGCTTACAAATATCTTTAACCGCAGGCATTTTCTGGATTTAAGCAATGATGAGCTCTGTCACGCGAAACAGTCCGGAACATCAATATCTTTGATCCTGATGGACCTTGATCATTTCAAGCAAATCAACGATACCTACGGGCATAAAGCGGGTGATATTGTAATTACAACGGTTACCGCGGTTTGCAGTAATAACCTTCGGGTTACAGACCTCTTTGGCCGTTACGGAGGAGAGGAATTTGTGGCTTTTTTGCCGGAGACATCATCTGAAGAAGCATTTCAGATAGCCGAACGCCTCCGTCAAAATATAGCCGTTACCAGGATAGAGCTGGATGACGGCTCAATAACCGTAACCGCCAGCTTTGGTGTCGCCAGCGCGGATAAAGCCGGCGATATAGAGCTGGATGAACTGTTGAAAAATGCGGATGAGGCTTTATATGAGGCTAAAGAAGCAGGCAGAAACTGTGTACGGCGGCGGTTTTTGAA